A genomic segment from Chitinophagaceae bacterium encodes:
- a CDS encoding sodium-translocating pyrophosphatase, which yields MDKLFYVVPALGIVGLLYTFIKFNWVAKQDAGNDRMKEISNYIAEGAMAFLKAEYKILTYFVIIAALLLGVMGFSNENSHWSIALAFVAGAFFSALAGYIGMRVATKANVRTAQAARTSLSKALAVSFTGGSVMGLGVAGLAVLGLGGLFIVLICLFAPGEASNSLMVTKAIEVLTGFSLGAESIALFARVGGGIYTKAADVGADLVGKVEAGIPEDDPRNPATIADNVGDNVGDVAGMGADLFGSYVATVLATMVLGHEVTDAAGQVLSDGFGGFSPILLPMLIAGTGILFSIIGTFFVRISDSAGLSTAKVQNALNMGNWGSIVLTAIASFFLVNYILPDNMSLRGHEFTSNGVFGAIMVGLGVGTLMSIITEYYTAMGKRPVNSIVRQSGTGHATNIIGGLAIGMESTLLPIIVLAAGIYGSYECAGLYGVAIAAAGMMATTAMQLAIDAFGPIADNAGGIAEMSELPKEVREKTDILDAVGNTTAATGKGFAIASAALTALALFAAFVGIAGISGIDIYHADVLAGLFIGAMIPFIFSSLAIRAVGEAAMSMVEEVRRQFRTIPGIMEGTGKPEYDKCVAISTDASIKKMMLPGAIALISPLLMGFVFGPEVLGGFLAGATVSGVLMGMFQNNAGGAWDNAKKSFEKGVEINGETFYKKSEPHKASVTGDTVGDPFKDTSGPSMNILIKLMSIVSLVIAPTIAKIHVKDKAVNNSHTTSIKNSVNNTTATTTVTVQ from the coding sequence ATGGACAAACTGTTTTATGTAGTTCCGGCACTGGGAATTGTTGGGCTATTGTACACTTTTATCAAGTTTAACTGGGTGGCAAAGCAAGATGCTGGTAACGACCGCATGAAGGAAATCAGCAATTATATTGCCGAAGGCGCTATGGCCTTCTTAAAAGCTGAATATAAAATCCTCACCTATTTTGTAATTATTGCTGCGCTTTTGCTGGGCGTAATGGGCTTTAGCAACGAAAATAGCCACTGGAGCATTGCCCTGGCCTTTGTTGCAGGCGCCTTTTTTAGCGCTTTGGCTGGTTATATTGGTATGAGGGTAGCAACCAAAGCCAATGTACGTACTGCTCAAGCAGCAAGAACAAGTTTAAGCAAAGCCCTTGCCGTTTCGTTTACCGGAGGTTCTGTAATGGGCCTTGGTGTTGCGGGTTTGGCAGTTCTTGGCCTTGGCGGTTTATTCATAGTTTTAATTTGCCTTTTTGCCCCGGGTGAAGCTTCCAATAGCCTTATGGTTACAAAGGCAATAGAGGTATTAACCGGTTTTTCACTGGGCGCTGAATCTATAGCTTTATTTGCCCGTGTGGGTGGCGGTATTTATACCAAGGCCGCCGATGTTGGAGCCGACCTTGTGGGTAAAGTAGAAGCAGGCATACCCGAAGATGACCCTCGTAACCCGGCAACTATTGCCGATAATGTGGGTGATAATGTGGGTGATGTTGCCGGTATGGGTGCCGATCTTTTTGGCTCTTATGTGGCAACTGTATTAGCTACAATGGTTTTGGGCCATGAAGTAACCGACGCAGCAGGCCAGGTTTTAAGCGATGGCTTTGGTGGTTTCTCCCCTATTTTATTACCAATGCTAATTGCCGGAACCGGGATTTTATTTTCCATTATAGGAACCTTTTTTGTGCGCATTAGCGATAGTGCAGGATTAAGCACCGCAAAAGTGCAAAACGCTTTAAATATGGGCAACTGGGGTTCAATTGTTCTTACGGCAATTGCTTCATTCTTTTTGGTAAATTATATTCTTCCCGATAATATGAGCCTTCGTGGCCATGAGTTTACAAGCAATGGTGTTTTTGGCGCCATTATGGTTGGGCTAGGCGTAGGTACTTTAATGAGTATTATTACCGAGTACTATACTGCAATGGGCAAGCGCCCTGTAAACAGTATTGTGCGCCAAAGCGGCACGGGCCATGCTACAAATATTATTGGTGGTTTAGCCATTGGCATGGAAAGCACTTTGCTGCCTATAATTGTACTGGCTGCAGGTATTTATGGCTCTTATGAATGTGCAGGCTTATATGGTGTGGCAATTGCTGCTGCAGGCATGATGGCTACAACGGCTATGCAACTTGCAATTGATGCTTTTGGCCCTATTGCCGATAATGCCGGTGGTATTGCCGAAATGAGTGAATTGCCAAAAGAAGTTCGTGAAAAAACAGATATCCTTGATGCGGTTGGTAACACCACTGCAGCAACCGGTAAAGGTTTTGCTATAGCTTCTGCCGCTTTAACAGCGCTTGCTTTATTTGCAGCTTTTGTAGGCATTGCCGGTATTTCCGGAATTGATATTTACCATGCCGATGTGCTGGCCGGGTTATTTATTGGTGCTATGATCCCGTTTATTTTCTCTTCGCTTGCAATACGTGCCGTAGGAGAAGCTGCCATGAGTATGGTAGAAGAAGTGCGAAGGCAGTTCCGTACCATTCCGGGTATTATGGAAGGTACCGGTAAACCTGAATATGATAAATGCGTTGCCATTTCTACCGATGCATCTATTAAAAAAATGATGCTGCCAGGAGCAATAGCTTTAATTTCCCCGCTTTTGATGGGATTTGTTTTTGGCCCAGAAGTGCTGGGTGGTTTTCTTGCGGGCGCTACCGTTTCGGGTGTACTGATGGGCATGTTCCAAAACAATGCAGGCGGTGCATGGGACAATGCTAAAAAATCTTTTGAAAAAGGCGTAGAAATTAACGGGGAAACTTTTTATAAAAAATCGGAGCCGCACAAAGCCTCAGTAACAGGCGATACAGTTGGCGATCCGTTTAAAGATACTTCCGGCCCATCTATGAATATCCTTATTAAACTAATGAGTATTGTGAGCCTTGTAATTGCCCCAACAATTGCAAAAATTCATGTAAAAGATAAAGCTGTGAACAACAGCCATACCACTTCTATAAAAAATTCAGTAAACAATACTACGGCTACTACAACCGTTACTGTTCAATAA
- a CDS encoding AAA family ATPase — MHPQIELLLRCIRLEEAEEKQRFGLTDKHSLKQLKAEGAALHPIIITGKSFGYLDYPELRFKINFPSELNFFKDGVAIECFKNGEENVKGMLMGFDGKAGEFRLFAPDFPEWIEDNGVGIKLVPDSRTTEIMKKSLRELENNKTLFALFEQLHTVDKVAENTETKDITQLTFRNVHLNASQQKAVAAVVQNESITIIHGPPGTGKTTTLIEAIVQLIKKGEKVLVAAPSNTAVDNIAKGLLKQNISLLRVGNSGKADEALFAHTPEGKLSSSKHQKEVKKLKIRAEEFRKMALKYKRSFGKAEREQRSLLFKEVKDIRRQVKDLQKYQEEKLFEEASVIAGTPIGLYDSGLHKLHFQSLVMDEAGQCIEPLAWVIFPLADKLVLAGDHWQLPPTVLSNEAAKLGFNKSILETAIEKCSNINLLNIQYRMRKAIAGFSSQFFYNNLLLTAEQLFNTGIHLCFIDMAGSGSDEESGADGSSLQNKGELELALKLLETETLDIVQTAFISPYAGQVAAAKEKFPSKLRISTIDSFQGQEKENIILSLVRSNEDAVIGFLKDYRRMNVAITRAKEQLFVIGDSATIGKDKFYRAFLEYVEKNGSYRTVWEFEL; from the coding sequence ATGCATCCACAGATAGAACTTTTGCTCCGTTGTATCAGGCTTGAAGAAGCCGAAGAAAAACAACGTTTCGGCCTTACCGATAAACATTCCTTAAAACAATTAAAGGCAGAAGGTGCAGCGTTGCACCCTATCATTATAACCGGGAAAAGTTTTGGATATTTAGATTACCCTGAGCTAAGGTTTAAAATTAATTTTCCATCGGAACTTAATTTTTTTAAAGATGGAGTTGCTATTGAATGTTTTAAAAACGGGGAAGAAAATGTAAAAGGTATGCTGATGGGCTTTGATGGTAAAGCTGGCGAATTCAGGCTGTTTGCACCCGATTTTCCGGAATGGATTGAAGATAATGGTGTAGGAATAAAACTGGTTCCCGATAGCAGAACAACAGAGATCATGAAAAAATCTCTCCGGGAACTAGAAAACAACAAAACGCTTTTTGCATTATTTGAGCAGTTGCATACTGTTGATAAAGTTGCGGAAAATACAGAAACAAAGGATATAACCCAACTTACTTTTAGAAATGTACATTTAAATGCCAGCCAGCAAAAAGCAGTGGCAGCAGTGGTTCAAAATGAATCTATCACAATAATACATGGCCCTCCGGGTACGGGCAAAACCACCACTTTAATAGAAGCAATTGTGCAGTTGATAAAAAAAGGCGAAAAAGTACTGGTTGCTGCACCAAGCAACACAGCGGTGGATAATATTGCCAAAGGTTTGCTGAAACAAAATATTTCTTTATTAAGAGTAGGCAATAGTGGCAAAGCAGATGAAGCTTTATTTGCCCATACACCCGAAGGCAAACTGAGCAGCAGCAAGCACCAGAAAGAAGTAAAAAAATTAAAAATAAGGGCGGAGGAGTTTAGAAAAATGGCGCTAAAATATAAACGGAGTTTTGGCAAAGCAGAAAGGGAACAACGTAGTTTATTATTTAAAGAAGTTAAGGATATACGCAGGCAGGTAAAAGATTTACAAAAATACCAGGAGGAAAAACTTTTTGAAGAAGCTTCAGTAATTGCCGGCACGCCCATTGGGTTGTACGATTCTGGTTTGCATAAATTGCATTTTCAAAGCTTGGTGATGGATGAAGCCGGGCAATGCATTGAGCCGCTTGCCTGGGTAATTTTTCCATTGGCTGATAAACTGGTTTTAGCTGGAGATCACTGGCAACTGCCACCAACGGTTTTAAGCAATGAAGCGGCTAAACTTGGTTTTAATAAATCTATTTTAGAAACAGCAATTGAAAAATGCAGCAATATTAACCTTTTGAATATCCAGTACAGGATGCGAAAAGCAATTGCAGGTTTTAGCAGCCAGTTTTTTTACAATAATTTATTGTTAACTGCCGAACAGCTTTTTAATACCGGCATACACCTTTGTTTTATTGACATGGCCGGCTCCGGCAGTGATGAAGAAAGTGGCGCAGACGGCTCAAGTTTACAAAATAAAGGTGAACTGGAACTGGCTTTAAAATTGCTGGAAACAGAAACCCTGGATATTGTACAGACAGCATTTATTTCTCCTTATGCCGGTCAGGTGGCGGCGGCAAAAGAAAAATTTCCAAGTAAACTCCGCATAAGCACCATTGACAGCTTCCAGGGGCAGGAAAAAGAAAATATTATTTTATCGCTGGTACGCAGTAATGAAGATGCCGTAATTGGTTTTTTAAAAGATTACCGCCGAATGAATGTGGCCATTACCCGGGCAAAGGAGCAATTATTTGTAATTGGCGATAGTGCAACTATTGGTAAAGATAAATTTTACCGGGCCTTTTTAGAATATGTTGAAAAAAACGGCAGCTATAGAACAGTTTGGGAGTTTGAGTTATAG
- the lepB gene encoding signal peptidase I, translating to MGWIIFILGTIGWHAGMYGMFKKARIEPWKALVPFYNTWCIVEKIQLKKIWFWLQFIPIAGVFITIWITIKFVENFGRFSLMHHAATVLFPFAYFPYLGFSKNEKFAGKLVMDNYKKSGAREWVDAAVFAVVAATIIRTFIFEAYTIPTQSMEKTLLVNDFLFVSKFSYGPRIPNTPIAMPFVHHTMPITGTKSYSEIIKIPYTRWFAKPVERNDVVVFNFPVNDTLINDEENFGSRVTYYQAVREMGRDAVWDKYGDIIVTRPVDKRENFIKRCVAIGGDKLQVINGIVYIDGKPQQGFPHSERYYIFEAPKGTYVTKELLESFGIEIREEQGDLQSGPHGEAIVNITNEEKANLRLPAGYFIKNYIAEGSPRDLFPYYDTAHKWSVDNYGPISIPQKGTTIELNADNIARYERCISVYEGNKIEQKNGQAFINNKAEKNYTFKMNYYWMMGDNRHNSLDSRYWGFVPEDHIVGKASLIWFSWEGGPRWKRFFNRIK from the coding sequence ATGGGCTGGATTATTTTTATTTTGGGCACCATTGGCTGGCATGCCGGCATGTACGGAATGTTTAAAAAAGCAAGAATTGAACCATGGAAAGCATTGGTTCCCTTTTACAACACCTGGTGCATTGTAGAAAAAATCCAGCTAAAAAAAATTTGGTTTTGGTTGCAGTTTATTCCCATTGCCGGAGTTTTTATTACCATTTGGATAACCATAAAATTTGTAGAAAATTTTGGCCGCTTTAGTTTAATGCATCATGCAGCAACGGTTTTATTTCCCTTTGCATATTTTCCTTACCTCGGTTTTTCAAAAAATGAAAAATTTGCCGGTAAACTGGTAATGGACAATTATAAAAAATCCGGCGCAAGAGAATGGGTGGATGCTGCCGTATTTGCCGTTGTAGCTGCAACCATCATCCGCACTTTTATTTTTGAAGCCTACACCATACCTACCCAAAGTATGGAAAAAACCTTGCTGGTAAACGATTTTTTATTTGTGAGCAAATTCAGCTACGGCCCAAGGATACCCAATACGCCAATAGCCATGCCTTTTGTTCACCATACAATGCCCATCACGGGCACCAAATCATATTCTGAAATTATTAAGATACCTTATACAAGGTGGTTTGCCAAACCGGTAGAAAGAAATGATGTGGTGGTTTTTAATTTTCCGGTAAATGATACGTTAATTAATGATGAAGAAAATTTTGGGAGCAGGGTAACTTATTACCAGGCAGTAAGAGAAATGGGCAGGGATGCAGTATGGGATAAGTATGGAGATATAATTGTAACCCGTCCGGTTGATAAAAGAGAAAACTTTATTAAGAGATGTGTGGCCATTGGCGGTGATAAATTGCAGGTAATAAACGGAATTGTTTATATTGATGGTAAACCCCAGCAGGGTTTTCCCCACTCCGAACGCTATTATATTTTTGAAGCGCCCAAAGGTACTTATGTAACTAAAGAATTGTTGGAATCATTTGGTATAGAGATTAGGGAAGAACAAGGCGATTTACAAAGCGGTCCGCATGGAGAAGCCATTGTAAATATTACCAATGAAGAAAAAGCAAACCTGCGTTTACCTGCAGGTTATTTCATAAAAAATTACATAGCCGAAGGCTCACCCAGGGATTTATTTCCTTATTATGATACAGCGCATAAATGGTCGGTAGATAATTATGGGCCTATCAGCATACCGCAAAAAGGAACAACCATAGAACTCAATGCAGATAATATTGCCCGCTATGAAAGGTGCATCAGCGTATATGAAGGCAATAAAATTGAACAAAAAAACGGCCAGGCTTTTATAAATAACAAAGCCGAAAAGAATTATACTTTTAAAATGAATTATTACTGGATGATGGGCGACAACCGCCATAATTCCCTGGATAGCCGTTACTGGGGCTTTGTTCCCGAAGATCATATTGTAGGCAAGGCATCGCTTATTTGGTTTAGCTGGGAGGGCGGCCCAAGATGGAAAAGATTTTTTAATCGCATTAAATAA
- a CDS encoding DUF4349 domain-containing protein yields the protein MKFPIVKAMLLLAVAAISCNHINNGLSDESKSIGTKEMPADIVVNDVVDNPEPQQIQNPLPNQQPQQVQPNVPKIPVQPSNPNWDKKLVKTATIKLEVKDVKLFNQSLPEIVKRNGAYVSNEQNNFNDGFTESTVTIKVPVLQFENLINELNIKESKLIERSINTDDVTTEVVDTRARMEARKEMRFKYLEFLKQSKNMTEALQVQNEINNLQEEIESATARIESLSQQAAYSTVLLTYYNGGYSIYETTPNSPFFSRVLASFKNGAGYFGDIIIGLIDLWPIWIFSILIFLVVRKRKSILKFF from the coding sequence ATGAAGTTTCCAATTGTAAAAGCAATGCTATTGCTTGCAGTTGCAGCTATATCCTGCAACCATATTAACAACGGTTTATCGGATGAATCAAAATCTATCGGCACCAAAGAAATGCCCGCAGATATTGTAGTTAACGATGTGGTTGATAACCCCGAACCGCAGCAAATCCAAAACCCTTTGCCCAATCAGCAGCCGCAACAAGTACAACCCAATGTTCCTAAAATACCGGTGCAACCATCGAATCCAAACTGGGATAAAAAACTGGTGAAAACTGCTACCATCAAACTTGAAGTAAAAGATGTAAAATTATTCAACCAATCGCTCCCTGAAATTGTAAAGCGAAACGGCGCCTATGTATCCAATGAGCAAAATAATTTTAATGATGGGTTTACAGAATCTACGGTTACGATAAAAGTGCCGGTGCTGCAATTTGAAAATTTAATAAATGAGCTGAACATAAAAGAAAGTAAACTTATTGAACGCAGCATTAACACAGATGATGTAACTACCGAAGTAGTGGATACCAGGGCAAGGATGGAAGCCCGTAAAGAAATGCGTTTTAAATACCTGGAATTTTTAAAGCAATCTAAAAACATGACCGAAGCACTTCAGGTACAAAATGAAATTAACAATTTGCAGGAAGAAATTGAATCGGCAACTGCAAGGATTGAATCATTAAGCCAGCAGGCTGCTTACAGCACTGTTTTATTAACCTATTACAATGGCGGATACTCCATTTATGAAACAACACCCAATTCGCCATTTTTTTCAAGAGTTTTAGCATCCTTTAAAAATGGCGCCGGCTATTTTGGAGATATCATAATTGGCTTAATTGACCTTTGGCCGATATGGATATTTAGCATTTTAATATTCTTAGTTGTAAGGAAAAGAAAATCAATTTTAAAATTTTTCTAA
- a CDS encoding saccharopine dehydrogenase NADP-binding domain-containing protein — translation MDTILIFGAGKSSTVLIDYLIREAEQRQWKIIVADADLQVAKAKIRNSPFAEAMQLDIVNDEQRSKLIESAAVVISMMPPGMHYLVAKDCVHYKKHLLTASYLDDKIKTLQHQIESSNILFLCEMGLDPGIDHMSAMQIIDEIKENGGKITSFKSHCGGLVAPESDNNPWHYKISWNPRNVVLAGNSGAIFKQNGHNISIAYKDLFDKNNRVNINGIGALAYYANRDSLSYIPIYHLQEAATFMRTTLRYAGYFDGWDAIVQAGLTSEKDKVAHNITFAEWSKSILPFITKENKDQLSFLGLFENDIIPGHIQSSADTLQYLLEKKLAMQPQDKDMIVMLHEFEYLENGKTKYLQSCLLVKGENNLQTAMAKTVGLPLGIAAKLILTGKLKLTGLHIPTLKEIYNPVLQQLEIEGIKFIESTM, via the coding sequence ATGGATACTATTTTAATTTTTGGTGCAGGAAAATCTTCAACGGTTTTAATTGATTATTTAATAAGAGAAGCCGAACAACGGCAATGGAAAATTATTGTTGCCGATGCAGATTTACAAGTGGCAAAAGCAAAAATCCGTAACAGCCCATTTGCCGAAGCAATGCAACTGGATATTGTAAATGACGAACAAAGGAGCAAGCTAATTGAAAGCGCTGCTGTAGTTATTTCCATGATGCCGCCAGGCATGCATTACCTGGTTGCCAAAGATTGTGTGCACTATAAAAAGCACCTCTTAACCGCTTCTTATTTAGATGATAAAATAAAAACGCTGCAGCATCAAATTGAAAGCAGCAATATTTTGTTTTTGTGTGAAATGGGTTTAGACCCCGGAATTGACCATATGAGCGCCATGCAAATAATTGATGAAATTAAAGAAAATGGCGGAAAAATTACTTCTTTCAAAAGCCATTGCGGTGGATTGGTGGCACCCGAAAGCGATAACAACCCCTGGCATTACAAAATTAGCTGGAACCCACGTAATGTGGTTTTGGCTGGCAATTCAGGCGCAATATTTAAGCAAAACGGTCATAATATTTCTATTGCTTATAAAGATTTATTTGATAAAAATAATAGGGTAAACATCAATGGGATTGGGGCATTGGCTTATTATGCCAACAGGGATTCTTTAAGTTATATCCCAATATACCATTTGCAGGAAGCGGCAACTTTTATGCGTACCACGCTTCGCTATGCAGGGTATTTTGATGGGTGGGATGCAATTGTGCAAGCAGGGCTTACCAGTGAAAAAGATAAAGTTGCCCATAACATAACTTTTGCAGAATGGAGCAAATCTATATTGCCTTTTATTACCAAAGAGAATAAAGACCAATTATCTTTTTTAGGATTATTTGAAAATGATATAATTCCCGGCCACATACAATCTTCGGCAGATACCCTGCAATATTTACTTGAAAAAAAATTGGCCATGCAACCGCAGGATAAAGATATGATCGTAATGCTGCATGAATTTGAATATTTGGAAAACGGAAAAACTAAATACCTGCAAAGCTGCCTGCTGGTAAAAGGAGAAAATAATTTGCAAACAGCAATGGCAAAAACCGTAGGGCTGCCACTTGGTATTGCAGCTAAACTTATCCTCACCGGAAAATTAAAACTTACTGGCCTGCACATTCCTACGCTAAAAGAAATTTACAATCCCGTATTACAACAGCTTGAAATCGAAGGTATAAAATTTATTGAAAGTACTATGTAA
- a CDS encoding NAD-dependent deacylase has translation MKHITVLSGAGISAESGLKTFRDSNGLWMGHNFEDVATPQAFKKNPQQVLEFYNMRRRDVAAAKPNYAHTGLVKLEEKYQVTIITQNIDDLHERAGSTTVMHLHGEIFKMHSVANPSLHFEIKNEIKVGDLAEDGSQLRPHIVWFGEAVPMMEKAIEIVNDCDILVIIGTSLQVYPAASLLQYAAPYLPKYIIDKKLPSVSGYHNLHAIEKPATEGVEELLTILL, from the coding sequence ATGAAACACATTACTGTACTTTCCGGGGCTGGCATAAGTGCCGAAAGCGGCCTGAAAACTTTTAGAGACAGCAATGGGCTTTGGATGGGCCATAACTTTGAAGATGTGGCAACGCCACAGGCTTTTAAAAAAAATCCCCAACAGGTATTGGAATTTTACAACATGCGCCGGAGAGATGTTGCTGCTGCAAAGCCCAACTATGCACACACCGGCCTGGTAAAGCTTGAGGAAAAATACCAGGTAACCATCATCACCCAAAATATAGATGATCTTCATGAAAGGGCAGGTTCAACTACTGTAATGCACCTGCATGGCGAAATTTTTAAAATGCATAGTGTAGCCAATCCTTCATTGCATTTTGAAATAAAAAATGAAATTAAAGTTGGCGACCTTGCTGAAGATGGCTCCCAACTCAGGCCGCATATTGTATGGTTTGGCGAAGCCGTACCAATGATGGAAAAAGCTATTGAAATTGTAAACGATTGTGATATACTGGTGATTATTGGCACATCGTTGCAGGTGTATCCTGCCGCATCGTTATTACAATATGCTGCACCTTATCTGCCAAAATATATTATTGATAAAAAATTACCATCAGTAAGTGGTTATCATAATTTACATGCTATTGAAAAGCCGGCTACAGAAGGAGTGGAGGAGTTACTTACGATATTGCTTTAA
- a CDS encoding L,D-transpeptidase family protein: MKLKFQTLVCLFVFAGIFSHCTQKEKRKLPAIAGDVDPNIPQQIEPASILKFDSSRANQFFSAFPLLENIKADWYDFYRNRNYSFAWSDTSGFTQAAQNLHNRINNLTDDGLDDSLYYRTEFNHIYDDASSLPGKDRKDSIYILNEMMLTAQYFMYTRQIYGALSAKQLKELGWNITPKKISYPEYLNSILSGADSGIFSKEPIYPQYGYLKDYLKKYKAIDSSGGWPKVDTAIKKLSPGDSSVKIVAIKKRLAMSGDFKSADTSYIYDSTLANAVKEFRLRVGLKPANYIDRYVVHEMNVPVSKRIEQIIVNMERCRWIPISLGENYIVVNIPDYKLFVYEDGKLNFSIDVVVGQDATKTVIFNDTLRTIAFSPYWNVPYSIYKNEMEGRLSETYLKRNNMEIVGNGRVRQLPGPNNSLGLVKFLFPNSYNIYFHDTPAKDKFNYTNRAFSHGCIRLKEPKKLAMYLLRNELSYTEKVIDSLMHLTKEVQVKLKQPEPVYIGYLTAFVNSETGELNFRKDIYNRDEEILKRLIKK, translated from the coding sequence ATGAAATTAAAATTTCAAACCCTGGTTTGCCTTTTTGTTTTTGCCGGCATTTTTTCTCATTGTACGCAAAAAGAAAAACGTAAATTACCTGCTATTGCAGGAGATGTTGATCCCAATATCCCACAACAGATAGAACCTGCTTCGATATTGAAGTTCGACAGCTCAAGGGCTAATCAGTTTTTTTCAGCATTTCCCCTGTTGGAAAATATCAAAGCTGATTGGTATGATTTTTACCGCAATCGTAATTACTCTTTTGCATGGTCGGATACATCCGGGTTTACCCAAGCCGCACAAAACCTCCACAACCGCATCAATAACCTCACCGATGACGGCCTGGATGACAGCCTCTACTACCGGACAGAGTTTAACCATATTTACGATGACGCTTCTTCATTGCCCGGAAAAGACAGAAAAGACAGTATTTATATTTTGAATGAGATGATGCTCACGGCACAATATTTTATGTACACCCGCCAAATTTATGGCGCTTTATCGGCAAAACAGTTGAAAGAACTAGGCTGGAACATTACCCCAAAAAAAATATCTTACCCGGAATATTTAAATAGCATACTTTCCGGGGCCGATTCAGGTATTTTTTCAAAAGAGCCTATTTATCCGCAATATGGGTATTTAAAAGATTATTTAAAGAAGTATAAAGCTATAGATTCATCTGGCGGCTGGCCTAAGGTTGATACAGCTATTAAAAAATTATCGCCGGGTGATTCATCAGTGAAAATTGTTGCAATTAAAAAAAGGCTGGCTATGTCTGGCGATTTTAAAAGCGCTGATACTTCTTATATTTATGATAGTACACTGGCCAATGCAGTAAAAGAATTTAGGTTACGGGTTGGCTTGAAACCTGCAAATTATATTGATAGGTATGTAGTGCATGAAATGAATGTGCCCGTTTCTAAAAGAATTGAACAGATAATTGTGAATATGGAACGCTGCCGCTGGATACCCATTTCGCTGGGTGAAAACTATATTGTGGTTAATATTCCCGATTACAAATTATTTGTTTACGAAGATGGGAAATTAAACTTTAGTATTGACGTGGTGGTGGGGCAGGATGCTACCAAAACTGTAATTTTTAACGATACGCTTCGAACTATCGCCTTTAGTCCATATTGGAATGTGCCTTACAGTATTTATAAAAACGAGATGGAAGGAAGGCTTTCGGAAACATACCTTAAAAGAAACAACATGGAAATTGTTGGCAACGGCAGGGTGCGCCAGTTGCCTGGCCCTAATAATTCATTGGGGTTGGTAAAATTTTTATTTCCCAACAGCTATAATATTTATTTTCATGATACACCGGCAAAAGATAAATTTAATTATACCAACAGGGCTTTTAGCCATGGATGTATCAGGCTAAAGGAGCCCAAAAAACTGGCCATGTATTTATTAAGGAATGAACTAAGTTACACGGAAAAAGTGATTGACAGCCTGATGCATTTAACCAAAGAAGTGCAGGTAAAGCTTAAGCAACCCGAGCCGGTGTACATTGGCTACCTTACTGCTTTTGTAAATTCCGAAACTGGTGAGCTTAATTTTAGAAAAGATATTTATAACCGTGATGAAGAAATATTAAAAAGGCTCATCAAAAAATAA